A DNA window from Brassica napus cultivar Da-Ae chromosome A4, Da-Ae, whole genome shotgun sequence contains the following coding sequences:
- the LOC106402075 gene encoding 60S ribosomal protein L24-2 isoform X1: MVLKTELCRFSGHKIYPGRGIRFIRSDSQVFLFINSKCKHYFHNKLKPSKLAWTTMYRKQHKKDAAQEAVKKRRRATKKPYSRSIVGATLEVIQKKRAEKPEVRDAAREAALRDIKERIKKTKDEKKAKKAEFASKQQKIQAKIPKAAAKGGPKLGGGGGKR; this comes from the exons ATGGTTCTCAA GACGGAGCTTTGTCGTTTCAGTGGCCACAAAATTTACCCAGGAAGGGGTATCAGATTCATCCGATCTGACTCTCAG GTGTTCTTGTTCATCAACTCTAAGTGCAAGCACTACTTTCATAATAAACTGAAACCTTCCAAGCTCGCATGGACTACCATGTACAGGAAGCAGCACAAGAAG GACGCAGCTCAAGAAGCTGTTAAGAAGAGGAGACGTGCTACCAAGAAGCCCTACTCAAGGTCTATTGTTGGTGCTACCTTGGAGGTGATTCAGAAGAAGAGAGCTGAGAAGCCTGAAGTTCGTGACGCTGCTAGAGAAGCTGCTCTTCG TGATATCAAGgagagaatcaagaagaccaaGGATGAGAAGAAGGCAAAGAAAGCTGAATTTGCCTCAAAGCAACAGAAGATTCAGGCTAAGATCCCCAAGGCTGCTGCAAAGGGTGGTCCTAAGTTGGGAGGTGGTGGTGGCAAACGCTGA
- the LOC106401932 gene encoding pyruvate kinase 1, cytosolic-like, whose amino-acid sequence MHSSHLLLEEPIRMASILEPSKSSFFPALTKIVGTLGPKSRSVETLSGCLKSGMSVARFDFSWGDAEYHQETLDNLKIAVKSTKKLCAVMLDTVGPELQVINKSEKPISLKADGLVTLTPNQDQEASSEVLPINFDGLAKAVKKGDTIFVGQYLFTGSETTSVWLEVDEIKGDDVICLSRNAATLAGALFTLHASQVHIGLPTLTEKDKEVISTWGVQNKIDFLSLSYCRHAEDVRQTREMLKKLGDLSQTQIFAKIENVEGLTHFDEILQEADGIILSRGNLGIDLPPEKVFLFQKAALYKCNMAGKPAVLTRVVDSMTDNLRPTRAEATDVANAVLDGSDAILLGAETLRGLYPVETISIVGKICAEAEKVFNQDLYFKKTVKYVGEPMTHLESIASSAVRAAIKVKASVIICFTSSGRAARLIAKYRPTMPVISVVIPRVKTNQLKWSFSGAFEARQSLIVRGLFPMLADPRHPAESTSATNESVLKVALDHGKQAGVIKSHDRVVVCQKVGDASVVKIIELED is encoded by the exons ATGCATTCGAGCCATCTTCTCCTCGAGGAGCCCATCAGGATGGCTTCAATCCTCGAACCATCCAAATCC AGTTTCTTCCCGGCATTGACTAAGATCGTCGGGACTCTCGGTCCGAAATCCCGATCCGTCGAGACTCTCTCCGGCTGTCTCAAATCCGGCATGTCAGTGGCTCGTTTCGATTTCTCTTGGGGTGACGCTGAGTATCACCAGGAGACGCTTGATAATCTCAAAATCGCTGTCAAGAGCACTAAGAAGCTTTGTGCC GTTATGCTTGATACTGTGGGACCTGAGCTGCAAGTTATCAACAAGTCTGAGAAACCTATCTCTCTTAAAGCCGATGGTCTTGTTACTCTCACACCTAATCAAGACCAAGAGGCGTCTTCTGAAGTCCTTCCCATTAACTTTGATGGGCTTGCCAAg GCGGTGAAGAAAGGAGACACTATCTTTGTTGGGCAGTATCTATTCACTGGTAGTGAAACAACTTCAGTTTGGCTAGAG GTTGATGAAATTAAAGGAGATGATGTCATTTGCCTGTCAAGGAATGCTGCTACTCTTGCTGGTGCTCTCTTCACTTTGCACGCCTCTCAAGTTCACATCGGTCTGCCAACTCTTACTGAGAAAGATAAGGAG GTTATAAGCACATGGGGAGTTCAGAACAAAATTGATTTTCTCTCACTTTCCTATTGTCGACATGCGGAGGATGTTCGCCAG ACTCGCGAAATGCTTAAAAAGTTGGGTGACCTCTCTCAAACACAAATATTTGCCAAGATTGAGAATGTAGAG GGACTAACCCACTTTGATGAGATTCTACAAGAAGCCGATGGAATTATTCTTTCTCGTGGGAATTTGGGTATAGATCTTCCCCCAGAAAAG gtgtttttgtttcaaaagGCGGCGCTTTACAAGTGCAACATGGCTGGAAAGCCAGCCGTTCTTACTCGTGTGGTTGATAGTATGACTGACAACTTGCGACCAACTCGTGCAGAGGCAACCGATGTTGCTAATGCTGTTTTAGATG GAAGTGATGCAATTCTTCTTGGTGCTGAGACACTACGCGGATTGTATCCTGTTGAGACTATCTCAATCGTCGGAAAGATCTGTGCTGAG GCCGAAAAGGTTTTCAATCAAGATTTGTACTTCAAGAAGACTGTCAAGTATGTTGGAGAACCGATGACTCATCTGGAATCCATTGCTTCTTCAGCT GTACGAGCAGCTATCAAAGTTAAGGCATCTGTTATTATTTGCTTCACGTCTTCTGGAAGAGCAGCCAG ATTGATTGCCAAATACAGACCAACAATGCCGGTTATTTCTGTTGTCATTCCACGGGTTAAAACAAATCAGCTGAAATGGAGCTTTAGTGGAGCCTTTGAG GCGAGGCAGTCACTTATTGTCAGAGGACTCTTCCCCATGCTTGCTGACCCTCGTCACCCG GCGGAATCAACAAGTGCAACGAACGAGTCAGTCCTGAAGGTTGCACTAGACCATGGGAAACAAGCAGGAGTGATAAAGTCGCATGACAGAGTAGTTGTGTGTCAGAAAGTTGGTGATGCATCTGTGGTGAAGATCATCGAGCTAGAAGATTAA
- the LOC106402075 gene encoding 60S ribosomal protein L24-2 isoform X2: MGCRTELCRFSGHKIYPGRGIRFIRSDSQVFLFINSKCKHYFHNKLKPSKLAWTTMYRKQHKKDAAQEAVKKRRRATKKPYSRSIVGATLEVIQKKRAEKPEVRDAAREAALRDIKERIKKTKDEKKAKKAEFASKQQKIQAKIPKAAAKGGPKLGGGGGKR, from the exons ATGGGATGCAGGACGGAGCTTTGTCGTTTCAGTGGCCACAAAATTTACCCAGGAAGGGGTATCAGATTCATCCGATCTGACTCTCAG GTGTTCTTGTTCATCAACTCTAAGTGCAAGCACTACTTTCATAATAAACTGAAACCTTCCAAGCTCGCATGGACTACCATGTACAGGAAGCAGCACAAGAAG GACGCAGCTCAAGAAGCTGTTAAGAAGAGGAGACGTGCTACCAAGAAGCCCTACTCAAGGTCTATTGTTGGTGCTACCTTGGAGGTGATTCAGAAGAAGAGAGCTGAGAAGCCTGAAGTTCGTGACGCTGCTAGAGAAGCTGCTCTTCG TGATATCAAGgagagaatcaagaagaccaaGGATGAGAAGAAGGCAAAGAAAGCTGAATTTGCCTCAAAGCAACAGAAGATTCAGGCTAAGATCCCCAAGGCTGCTGCAAAGGGTGGTCCTAAGTTGGGAGGTGGTGGTGGCAAACGCTGA